A single window of Vigna unguiculata cultivar IT97K-499-35 chromosome 1, ASM411807v1, whole genome shotgun sequence DNA harbors:
- the LOC114167450 gene encoding monothiol glutaredoxin-S6-like — MEIITSLVAEKPVVIFSKSTCCLSHSMTSLIRSFGANLTVHELDEMANGQQIESALLQMGCQPSVPAVFIGKRLIGGSKKIMSLHLSNELIPLLKNAGAIWI; from the coding sequence ATGGAAATAATCACAAGCTTGGTAGCTGAAAAGCCTGTGGTGATATTCAGCAAGAGCACATGTTGCTTGAGCCATTCCATGACATCACTGATACGTAGCTTTGGGGCAAACCTTACTGTTCATGAGCTTGATGAGATGGCGAATGGCCAGCAGATTGAAAGTGCATTGCTTCAAATGGGGTGCCAACCAAGTGTTCCTGCTGTGTTCATAGGAAAACGACTCATTGGTGGTTCTAAGAAAATCATGAGTCTGCATCTCAGCAATGAACTCATACCACTTCTCAAGAATGCTGGTGCTATATGGATTTGA